Genomic DNA from Flavobacterium sp. N502540:
TTTTTTTAAAGGTTCTTAGGTTCTGAGTGGCTAAGGTGCTCAGGCTTTTGCTAATCTTTCACTCTTACTTCATGGCTGCCTGACCTGAATACCAATTCGGAATTGAGTCTTTTAGGATGTTTTCTGCGCTGTAGTTTTCAGCTTCTTTTTTTGTAAGCTGATGTGACCAAGATACTCTTTTTGCATTTTGAGCTCCTTCGCCTTTACAATTGTATTCGGCATAAAAAGCTGTTTTTTCAGCTTCGGGTTTTGACCAATTTTCCCAGCCTTCCGGTCTGATATGCTTTGCCATGTCACAGTTCATATAAACAGTTTTGGCATAGATACGCCAAGGTCTGCCCAGATAAACTGCTGTTGCTGTCGGCTCAGCTGTGAGTTTGCAATTTTTAAAAACAAATCCAAAAGCTGTCCCTTCAGGTGTTGAAGCAGCAGTAATATAGGAGTTTTTGATACTGTGAATCTCGCAATTCTCAAACAGAGCCGTTGCACTTCCGAAAATAAAATCGGTTGTTCCTTCGATGTAACTGTCTTTAATGTAGTGTTTGGCTTCTTTTCCGGACAAATAGAGTGTATCCTGATTTCCGAGAATTAAACAGTTTGAAATCTGAACTCTGTTTGCTACAACAGACAGCGCAATGGCCTGACCGTTATCACCTGAAGCATTTTTGATCGTTAAATTGGATGCCGAAAAATCATCACCTTCCACCAAAAGAGTATAGGTATGAAAAGTGCTGTTTCTCCCCACGTTAATCTTAGAGAAGTTATCATCAAAAGTAATGATAGTATTTTCTTTGCTTTCACCAATTAAAGCCACTTGACTATTCCATTCCGGAATACGGATTTTCTCCTTGTAAGTTCCGTTTTTCACAAAAACAGTTACCTTCTCATAAGGAAAAGAAGGGCAGGCATTTATGGCATCCTGAATTTTTGTAAAATCTCCCGAACCGTCTAAAGCAACGGTAATTCGGTTACTTTTTTGGGGATCTGAAGATTCTTTAGACGTTATTTTTACTCCGTTTTTTACAGCCCAGGTGGTATATTTTTTAAGTACTTCTTTGGGTGAGTCTGAATACCAGGAATAGCCATTTCGTCTTTCGGCACCAATTTCCTCTATTGATTTTTTTCGGATTCCGTCACGATCACAAAAGAAGGGCTCATTGGTAGAAAG
This window encodes:
- the pelA gene encoding pectate lyase — protein: MIKLKNILLLFGMALSFGIQAQNTYKNWPDIIRKNDAAWFGTDEAKKIAENVLLYQREIGGWPKNIQMQNELTPEQKKDLLKLKKTTAETTTDNGATCQEMLFMSKMYAQVKDDRYKESFLNGLNYLLEAQYKNGGWPQFYPLKKGYYTHITYNDDSMVNILNIIRQVSEETDYFSIKPSKAIVEKAKESSRKGIDCILKTQYRQNGTLTAWCAQHDEVTLAPANARAFELASLSGSESAKIVLLLMSIEKPSPEIITAVQSAKLWFEKTKITNLEEKRFLNDAGKVIDKKMIVTQNVAPIWARFMDLSTNEPFFCDRDGIRKKSIEEIGAERRNGYSWYSDSPKEVLKKYTTWAVKNGVKITSKESSDPQKSNRITVALDGSGDFTKIQDAINACPSFPYEKVTVFVKNGTYKEKIRIPEWNSQVALIGESKENTIITFDDNFSKINVGRNSTFHTYTLLVEGDDFSASNLTIKNASGDNGQAIALSVVANRVQISNCLILGNQDTLYLSGKEAKHYIKDSYIEGTTDFIFGSATALFENCEIHSIKNSYITAASTPEGTAFGFVFKNCKLTAEPTATAVYLGRPWRIYAKTVYMNCDMAKHIRPEGWENWSKPEAEKTAFYAEYNCKGEGAQNAKRVSWSHQLTKKEAENYSAENILKDSIPNWYSGQAAMK